The Paraburkholderia acidisoli genome contains a region encoding:
- a CDS encoding histidinol-phosphatase encodes MANLALFDLDHTLIPTDSDHQWGRFMVKLGIVDAERFAEQNDRFYADYKAGALDIHAYLVAMLTPLAKYPRAQLKAWHDQYMHEVITPTIQPVALELVKQHQEAGDLCCVVTATNEFITAPIAAAFGVETLIACEVETVDGHPASAYPASAFTGRPTGTPSYREGKIVRVEAWLASLGKSWSDFEHSYFYSDSHNDIPLLEKVTDPIATNPDDTLRAHAQQKGWRILDLFQAQ; translated from the coding sequence ATGGCTAACCTTGCACTTTTCGATCTCGATCACACGCTGATCCCCACCGACAGCGACCACCAATGGGGCCGCTTCATGGTGAAGCTCGGCATCGTCGACGCGGAGCGCTTCGCCGAGCAGAACGATCGCTTCTACGCCGACTACAAGGCCGGCGCCCTCGACATCCACGCGTACCTCGTCGCTATGCTCACGCCGCTCGCGAAATACCCGCGCGCGCAACTGAAGGCGTGGCACGACCAGTACATGCACGAAGTCATCACGCCCACGATTCAGCCGGTCGCGCTCGAACTCGTGAAGCAGCACCAGGAAGCGGGCGATCTCTGCTGCGTGGTCACGGCCACCAACGAGTTCATCACGGCGCCCATCGCCGCAGCGTTCGGCGTGGAAACGCTGATCGCGTGCGAGGTCGAAACCGTGGACGGCCATCCGGCATCGGCGTATCCGGCATCGGCATTCACCGGCCGCCCGACCGGCACGCCGAGCTATCGCGAAGGCAAGATCGTGCGCGTCGAAGCGTGGCTCGCCTCGCTCGGCAAAAGCTGGTCCGACTTCGAGCACAGCTACTTCTATAGCGATTCGCACAACGACATTCCGCTGCTGGAAAAAGTCACCGACCCGATCGCGACCAACCCCGACGACACCCTGCGCGCGCACGCGCAACAAAAGGGCTGGCGCATCCTCGATTTGTTCCAAGCCCAGTGA
- a CDS encoding AI-2E family transporter, with translation MSQNTPILALYQRQALVWPGIAVAPGLVAGLLYLVHLVRLVLTPLRPGGRRVPLTRAVSRVVRAIEGFLFTPMAVGLRIGPHPLAVIFALLAFVSLVAFGQLFGLSGVLLALPASAIASIALRELRRSYLASALYRN, from the coding sequence TTGTCGCAGAACACTCCGATACTCGCGCTTTATCAGCGTCAGGCACTTGTGTGGCCCGGCATCGCGGTCGCGCCCGGCCTCGTGGCGGGCCTCTTGTACCTCGTGCACCTCGTGCGCCTCGTGCTCACGCCGCTTCGGCCGGGCGGCCGCCGCGTGCCGCTCACACGCGCCGTATCCCGCGTCGTTCGCGCGATCGAAGGCTTCCTTTTTACGCCGATGGCGGTGGGCCTGCGCATCGGCCCGCATCCGCTCGCGGTTATCTTCGCGCTGCTCGCGTTTGTCTCGTTGGTCGCGTTCGGGCAGTTATTTGGCCTCTCCGGCGTGCTGCTCGCGCTGCCTGCCAGTGCGATCGCCTCGATCGCGCTGCGCGAATTGCGGCGCAGCTATCTCGCCAGCGCGCTCTACAGGAACTGA
- the purM gene encoding phosphoribosylformylglycinamidine cyclo-ligase, translated as MNQPKSGPANHASSQDQGLSYADAGVDMVAGDALVDRIKPFAKKTLRDGVMGGIGGFGALFEVPKKYKEPVLVSGTDGVGTKLRLAFHLNKHDTVGQDLVAMSVNDILVQGAEPLFFLDYFACGKLDVDTAATVVKGIAEGCELSGCALIGGETAEMPGMYPDGEYDLAGFAVGAVEKSKIIDGSTIVPGDVVLGLASSGIHSNGFSLVRKIIERAQPDLAADFDGRSLADALMAPTRIYVKPLLKLMETITVKGMAHITGGGLVENIPRVLRDGLTAELNHAAWPLPPLFSWLQKHGGVADAEMHRVFNCGIGMAVIVAADQADAAAALLAAAGEQVWKIGVVRESKEGEAQTVVV; from the coding sequence ATGAATCAACCGAAATCCGGCCCCGCTAATCACGCTTCCTCGCAGGACCAAGGCCTTTCCTACGCCGACGCTGGCGTCGACATGGTCGCGGGCGACGCGCTCGTCGACCGCATCAAGCCGTTTGCGAAGAAGACCCTGCGCGACGGCGTCATGGGCGGAATCGGGGGTTTCGGCGCGCTGTTCGAAGTGCCGAAGAAGTACAAGGAACCTGTGCTGGTGTCCGGCACCGACGGCGTGGGCACCAAGCTGCGCCTCGCGTTTCACCTGAACAAGCACGACACGGTGGGCCAGGATCTGGTCGCCATGAGCGTGAACGACATTCTCGTGCAAGGCGCCGAGCCGCTGTTCTTCCTCGACTACTTCGCGTGCGGCAAGCTCGACGTGGACACGGCGGCGACGGTGGTGAAGGGCATTGCCGAAGGCTGCGAACTGTCGGGCTGCGCGCTGATCGGCGGCGAAACGGCGGAAATGCCGGGCATGTACCCCGACGGCGAGTACGACCTGGCCGGCTTCGCGGTGGGCGCGGTCGAAAAGAGCAAGATTATCGACGGCAGCACGATCGTCCCCGGCGACGTGGTGCTGGGTCTGGCCTCGAGCGGCATCCACTCGAACGGTTTTTCGCTCGTGCGCAAGATCATCGAGCGCGCGCAGCCGGATCTGGCCGCCGACTTCGACGGCCGTTCGCTCGCCGACGCGCTCATGGCGCCCACGCGTATTTACGTGAAGCCGCTGCTCAAGCTGATGGAAACCATCACCGTGAAGGGCATGGCGCACATCACGGGCGGCGGGCTGGTCGAAAACATTCCGCGCGTGCTGCGCGACGGTCTCACGGCCGAACTGAACCACGCGGCATGGCCGCTGCCGCCGCTGTTCTCGTGGCTGCAGAAGCACGGCGGTGTTGCCGATGCGGAAATGCATCGCGTGTTCAACTGCGGTATCGGCATGGCCGTGATCGTGGCGGCAGATCAGGCCGATGCGGCTGCGGCGCTGCTGGCGGCGGCCGGTGAACAGGTGTGGAAGATTGGTGTGGTGCGCGAAAGCAAGGAAGGCGAGGCGCAGACGGTGGTGGTTTGA
- a CDS encoding lytic transglycosylase domain-containing protein — protein MPLRAPLRRCAVFSSALLVGLAASTAALAAQATNGAGAAAESAKTTRTDCVLSAAEYHHVNPNILLAIAIVESRMRPDASHLNANGTSDMGLMQINSVHLNELAKYGVKRDDLYDGCKNVYTGAWILRKRLNEYGNTWAAIGAYHSATPALRDAYAARVHSTVRWLLDSGYAYPERPVTQAAR, from the coding sequence TTGCCGCTTCGCGCGCCGCTGCGTCGGTGCGCCGTGTTTTCGTCCGCGCTGCTCGTGGGGTTGGCCGCTTCAACAGCGGCGCTGGCCGCGCAAGCCACGAACGGCGCCGGTGCCGCGGCTGAGTCCGCTAAAACCACGCGCACCGATTGCGTGCTGAGCGCGGCCGAATATCACCACGTCAATCCGAATATCCTGCTCGCGATCGCTATCGTCGAAAGCCGGATGCGGCCCGACGCGAGCCATCTGAACGCAAACGGCACGAGCGACATGGGTCTCATGCAGATCAACTCGGTGCACTTGAACGAACTCGCGAAGTACGGCGTCAAGCGCGACGATCTCTACGACGGCTGCAAGAACGTGTACACGGGCGCGTGGATTCTGCGCAAGCGGCTCAACGAATACGGCAACACGTGGGCGGCGATCGGCGCGTATCACTCCGCCACGCCCGCGTTGCGCGACGCGTACGCCGCGCGCGTGCATTCGACGGTGCGCTGGCTGCTCGATTCGGGCTACGCGTACCCGGAGCGGCCGGTAACGCAGGCGGCGCGGTAA
- a CDS encoding sugar transferase, with protein MCRVLRFDPCCAGFETATQVAPMNPAQAISAELAPLSTRKRFNSGDKRRFVTRILDVAIIAITGYISAKSMVHGWAHDITAVYRFSILFCAFFAFTAFDYFGVYQSWRGRGLAAMCAQAIGAWLTAWLGALFAAFLVHQSGSISRAWALSWLASAGLLIVLDRVVIYFALRAVRGHGFNTKTVFIVGYGSHGQDFHQKTVSAPAMGYKVVGYFAEDKRDAHGAVPCLVSLDEVRAFVVANRVDEVWLTLPLAAYNDMERIVAQLRGAPAEIRWIPDPATANFISHRTGETFGQLTIDLNHMPAPGVQGLFKELFDRSLAAAMLLALSPVMLGLALAVRLSSPGPVFYGHKRLGANGEHFKVYKFRSMVMDSQRILEELLANDPQARAEWDADHKLKNDPRITGIGRILRATSLDELPQLYNVLRGDMSLVGPRPIVDDEVHKYGSAIQYYYAARPGMTGLWQVSGRNDVTYNSRVNLDCRYVTSWSPWQDMKILWRTVGVVFGRRGAY; from the coding sequence ATGTGCCGCGTGCTCCGTTTCGATCCATGTTGTGCTGGTTTTGAGACCGCTACCCAGGTTGCACCCATGAACCCTGCCCAAGCTATCAGCGCCGAACTGGCGCCCCTCTCGACTCGAAAGCGCTTCAATAGCGGCGACAAACGCCGATTCGTCACACGAATTCTCGACGTCGCGATCATCGCGATTACCGGTTACATTTCGGCTAAATCGATGGTCCACGGCTGGGCGCACGATATAACCGCCGTATATCGTTTCAGTATTCTTTTCTGCGCATTTTTCGCATTTACCGCATTCGATTATTTCGGCGTTTATCAGTCGTGGCGCGGCCGCGGCCTGGCGGCAATGTGCGCGCAAGCCATTGGCGCGTGGCTGACGGCATGGCTCGGCGCCCTCTTCGCGGCGTTCCTCGTGCATCAGAGCGGTTCGATCTCGCGTGCATGGGCGCTTTCGTGGCTGGCCTCAGCCGGTCTTCTGATCGTGCTCGACCGCGTGGTGATTTACTTTGCGCTGCGCGCGGTTCGCGGGCACGGCTTTAACACCAAGACGGTGTTCATCGTCGGGTATGGCAGCCATGGTCAGGACTTCCACCAGAAAACGGTGAGCGCGCCGGCCATGGGCTACAAGGTTGTCGGGTATTTCGCCGAAGACAAGCGCGATGCGCACGGCGCCGTGCCCTGCCTCGTGAGCCTCGACGAAGTGCGCGCATTCGTGGTCGCGAATCGCGTTGACGAAGTGTGGCTGACGCTGCCGCTCGCCGCCTACAACGACATGGAGCGCATCGTCGCGCAGCTGCGCGGCGCGCCCGCCGAGATCCGCTGGATTCCCGACCCCGCCACCGCGAATTTCATCTCGCATCGCACCGGTGAAACTTTCGGACAACTTACGATTGATCTGAACCACATGCCGGCACCCGGCGTGCAAGGTCTCTTCAAGGAACTGTTCGACCGCTCGCTCGCCGCCGCCATGCTGCTCGCGCTTTCGCCGGTCATGCTCGGCCTTGCGCTGGCCGTGCGTCTTTCGTCGCCGGGTCCGGTGTTCTACGGCCATAAGCGTCTGGGCGCGAATGGCGAACACTTCAAGGTCTACAAATTCCGCTCGATGGTGATGGACTCGCAGCGCATTCTCGAAGAGTTGCTCGCGAACGATCCGCAGGCCCGCGCCGAATGGGACGCCGACCACAAGCTCAAGAACGATCCGCGCATTACCGGTATTGGCCGCATCCTGCGCGCGACGAGCCTCGACGAGCTGCCGCAGCTCTACAACGTGTTGCGTGGCGACATGAGCCTCGTGGGGCCGCGCCCGATCGTCGACGACGAAGTGCACAAGTACGGCAGCGCGATCCAGTATTACTATGCGGCGCGCCCCGGCATGACGGGTCTGTGGCAAGTGAGCGGCCGCAACGACGTGACCTACAACTCGCGCGTGAATCTCGATTGCCGTTACGTGACGAGCTGGTCGCCGTGGCAGGACATGAAGATCCTGTGGCGCACCGTGGGCGTGGTGTTTGGCCGACGCGGCGCGTACTAG
- a CDS encoding YjbF family lipoprotein has protein sequence MRSLLLGLACAILLSACSSSLEGIGDAWHFVHSTRSSNNLDSTRLDPKFTYLRITVHGRSTLMVLGYTDPDPHGPIEVWYSAGSEVLRLQNGRVVGSAGLPMNWSSVRYSAVPAWREITAPVTLERTRDVMPNYDFGVQDVLTLAPIKPPSSSDLADLPADKLAWFAESSRTSSARDALPPARYAVEQLNGQSVAVYGEQCFAKSFCLSWQRWPARLPVESNGE, from the coding sequence ATGCGTTCGCTGCTGCTCGGTCTCGCCTGTGCGATTCTGCTATCGGCGTGTTCGAGTTCGCTGGAAGGAATTGGCGACGCCTGGCACTTCGTGCATTCGACTCGCTCGTCCAACAATCTGGACTCGACGCGTCTCGATCCCAAATTTACCTATTTGCGCATTACGGTTCACGGCCGTTCTACGCTCATGGTGCTCGGCTATACAGATCCCGATCCGCACGGTCCGATCGAAGTCTGGTATAGCGCGGGCTCGGAAGTCCTGCGCTTGCAGAACGGGCGAGTCGTGGGGAGCGCCGGTTTGCCCATGAACTGGTCCAGCGTGCGTTATTCCGCGGTGCCGGCATGGCGCGAGATCACGGCTCCCGTGACACTGGAGCGTACGCGTGACGTCATGCCGAACTATGACTTCGGCGTGCAGGACGTGCTGACGCTTGCGCCGATCAAACCGCCTTCGAGCTCCGACCTCGCCGATCTTCCCGCCGACAAACTCGCGTGGTTTGCCGAGTCGTCGCGCACGTCGAGCGCGCGCGATGCGCTGCCCCCTGCGCGCTACGCGGTCGAGCAACTCAATGGACAGTCGGTCGCCGTGTATGGCGAGCAGTGTTTCGCCAAATCGTTCTGCTTGAGCTGGCAACGCTGGCCTGCGCGTTTGCCAGTCGAGAGTAACGGTGAATAA
- a CDS encoding YjbH domain-containing protein, which yields MNKDRFPGQRRATYLTTCLIACGLPFPAIAGESLIVTQPMHLGDWLAGRVNAQATAAPQTDNPLYPQGVSWFAHRELALQEAQRQQLLLDIGALRDKDPTRSIARDAVYGLVDARSATGRVSLKSGDGRWLQGNPASDPMLQPGDIVKIPDRPQTVTVIRSTGSLCVIPFQANAEALHYVLACNSHASPDTAWIAQPDGTVSRFNIALWNREQQDAPAPGAWIWAPDRGEQWPDDISQRIATFFATQGVSETDDPRMRPTVDMPVPPPSMAARSRDFPITGGDWGSVGILQTPTARMNPAGEASFSVSTVNPYTRINVMMQPVDFLEFGFRYTDISNQAYGPADWSGSQSYKDKSVDAKLRLWKESAYIPEVSVGVRDLAGTGLFSGEYVVASKRTGDFDWSAGLGWGYVGNRGNLPNPLSIASSRFNNRTGSDGTGTLSNSYFRGRTSLFGGVQYQTPIDKLILKLEYDGNNYQHEPFGETLKDKSPFNVGFVYRATSYLDLSAAFERGSRLMLGFSLHGNFRNAETMKVGDPKPLPITPPPVASKVNMAAPRSELSDVSAANFAPAPTDVKEVDASATPAVANAPATRTLHLQPVVMPEPTQAGDQTQAPIVAPEPATDWHKLADDLYAQMHWRVVSVRRRGEDLLVEFDNPDAFYIQATLDRGANVLNREAPAGIRTFTLQVRQRGMATATYTINRDAWYASHARVVTPSESTPVVVQRPPLTTQQVDGIDQVFAEAPKRFSGSIGPGYAQSFGGPNGFLYEISAVASGEMRLTRTSWIAGAINFDLLDNYGKYKADTVSSLPPVRTDIRQYVTSSRVTIPMLQATKVGRVGESGFYSVYGGLLESMFAGVGAEYLYRPYGSHFAIGIDGNEVQQRGFRQDFSMLSYRTFTGHITAYWDTGWQGIQANVSFGRYLARDVGVTVDVSRRFRNGVTMGAYFTKTNVSSAQFGEGSFDKGIYLSFPFDIMLSRSTGDSGRALWEPLLRDGGAKLNRAYPLYNVTDMSDPRSLWYGPPSIGK from the coding sequence GTGAATAAAGACCGCTTCCCCGGCCAGCGACGCGCGACTTACCTCACGACCTGCCTGATTGCCTGTGGCCTGCCTTTTCCGGCGATTGCCGGCGAATCGCTGATCGTCACGCAGCCCATGCATCTCGGCGACTGGCTCGCCGGGCGCGTCAACGCGCAAGCCACCGCCGCGCCGCAAACCGATAACCCGCTTTATCCGCAGGGTGTGAGCTGGTTCGCGCACCGCGAACTCGCCTTGCAGGAAGCGCAACGCCAGCAACTGCTGCTCGATATCGGCGCGCTGCGCGACAAAGATCCGACTCGCTCGATAGCGCGCGACGCGGTGTACGGCCTTGTCGACGCACGTTCGGCAACGGGCCGCGTTTCGCTCAAGAGCGGCGATGGGCGCTGGCTGCAAGGCAATCCGGCGAGCGACCCGATGCTCCAGCCGGGCGATATCGTCAAGATTCCGGACCGGCCGCAGACGGTCACGGTGATCCGCTCGACGGGATCGCTTTGTGTGATCCCGTTCCAGGCCAACGCGGAGGCGCTGCACTACGTGCTCGCCTGCAATTCGCACGCGAGTCCGGATACCGCATGGATCGCGCAGCCCGACGGCACGGTGTCGCGTTTCAACATCGCGCTGTGGAATCGCGAGCAACAGGACGCGCCCGCGCCGGGCGCGTGGATCTGGGCGCCCGATCGCGGCGAGCAATGGCCCGACGATATTTCGCAGCGCATCGCCACGTTCTTCGCGACGCAAGGCGTGTCCGAAACCGACGATCCGCGCATGCGCCCCACGGTGGATATGCCCGTTCCGCCGCCGAGCATGGCGGCGCGCTCGCGTGATTTCCCCATCACGGGCGGCGATTGGGGCAGCGTAGGCATTCTGCAAACGCCGACGGCGCGGATGAATCCAGCCGGCGAGGCGTCGTTCAGCGTGTCGACGGTGAATCCGTACACGCGCATCAACGTCATGATGCAGCCGGTCGATTTTCTCGAGTTCGGCTTCCGCTATACCGACATTTCGAACCAGGCGTACGGCCCGGCCGACTGGAGCGGTTCGCAGTCGTACAAGGACAAGAGCGTCGATGCAAAGCTGCGGCTCTGGAAAGAGTCGGCCTATATTCCCGAGGTTTCGGTGGGTGTTCGCGACCTTGCGGGCACGGGCCTGTTCTCGGGCGAATACGTGGTCGCGAGCAAGCGCACCGGCGACTTCGACTGGAGCGCGGGCCTTGGCTGGGGTTACGTCGGCAATCGCGGCAATTTGCCGAATCCGCTTTCGATCGCGAGCAGCCGCTTCAACAATCGTACGGGCAGTGACGGTACGGGCACGCTCTCGAACTCGTATTTCCGCGGACGTACCTCGCTGTTCGGCGGCGTGCAGTATCAAACGCCCATCGACAAGCTGATTCTCAAGCTCGAGTACGACGGCAATAATTACCAGCACGAGCCCTTTGGCGAAACGCTCAAGGACAAATCCCCGTTCAACGTGGGCTTTGTGTATCGCGCGACCTCGTATCTGGATCTGAGCGCGGCGTTCGAGCGCGGCAGCCGCCTGATGCTCGGTTTCTCGCTACACGGCAACTTCCGCAACGCCGAAACGATGAAGGTCGGCGACCCGAAGCCTCTGCCGATTACGCCGCCGCCCGTCGCCTCCAAGGTCAATATGGCGGCGCCGCGTTCGGAACTCTCCGATGTGTCGGCCGCGAATTTCGCGCCTGCGCCGACCGACGTGAAGGAAGTGGATGCGAGCGCGACGCCGGCCGTGGCAAATGCACCCGCTACGCGAACGTTGCACTTGCAACCGGTCGTGATGCCGGAGCCAACCCAGGCCGGAGATCAAACGCAAGCGCCGATTGTTGCGCCCGAACCCGCCACTGACTGGCATAAGCTCGCCGACGATCTCTATGCGCAGATGCATTGGCGCGTCGTGAGCGTGCGGCGCCGCGGCGAGGATCTGCTCGTCGAATTCGACAACCCGGACGCGTTCTACATCCAGGCAACGCTCGATCGCGGCGCGAATGTGCTCAATCGCGAGGCGCCGGCCGGTATTCGGACGTTCACGCTGCAAGTGCGCCAGCGCGGTATGGCGACGGCGACGTACACCATCAATCGCGACGCGTGGTACGCAAGCCACGCCCGCGTGGTGACGCCGAGCGAGAGCACGCCGGTGGTGGTGCAGCGTCCGCCGCTGACCACGCAACAGGTGGACGGCATAGATCAGGTGTTCGCCGAAGCGCCCAAACGCTTTTCGGGTTCGATCGGGCCGGGCTACGCGCAGTCGTTCGGTGGCCCGAATGGCTTCCTCTACGAGATTTCGGCGGTGGCTTCGGGCGAGATGCGCCTCACGCGAACTTCGTGGATCGCGGGCGCGATCAACTTCGACCTGCTCGACAACTACGGCAAGTACAAGGCCGACACGGTTAGCTCGCTGCCGCCGGTGCGCACGGATATTCGCCAGTACGTCACGAGTTCGCGCGTGACGATTCCGATGCTTCAGGCGACCAAGGTGGGCCGTGTGGGCGAAAGCGGTTTCTACAGCGTCTACGGCGGTCTGCTCGAAAGCATGTTCGCGGGCGTGGGCGCCGAATATCTGTATCGCCCGTACGGTAGCCATTTCGCGATTGGTATCGACGGTAACGAAGTTCAGCAGCGCGGCTTCCGCCAGGACTTCTCGATGCTGAGCTACCGCACGTTCACGGGCCATATCACCGCGTACTGGGATACGGGCTGGCAAGGTATTCAGGCGAACGTGAGTTTCGGGCGCTATCTCGCACGCGATGTGGGTGTGACTGTGGACGTTTCGCGACGCTTCCGCAACGGCGTCACGATGGGCGCGTACTTTACGAAGACCAATGTATCGAGCGCGCAATTCGGCGAAGGCAGTTTCGATAAGGGCATTTATCTCAGCTTCCCGTTCGACATCATGCTCTCGCGCTCGACGGGCGATTCGGGCCGCGCGCTCTGGGAGCCGCTGCTGCGTGATGGCGGTGCGAAGTTGAATCGCGCGTACCCGCTTTACAACGTCACCGACATGAGCGATCCGCGCAGCCTCTGGTACGGGCCGCCTTCGATTGGCAAGTAA